A section of the Nitrospirota bacterium genome encodes:
- a CDS encoding M23 family metallopeptidase yields the protein MSGYVNRKSGGIFKKLSITVALLLIFFTVGYAAYKLFFIPAPVIEGADAFKFISSSKTVVLNAKNLKSIVISISQNGKTVELLKDVPAAREKKYSIQVKTKELQLGDGPAKISIVASSGGFRDVTQVIDAVIDTTPPTLDVLMSPYMADVGGGGFIAVRANDADAVFVKLKDYRFAGFRADSKTGSDGSEEYYIFFPVPIDVAAGSTIHAVAEDMAGNQRVRAVDTKITPKNYSSSSINISDTFINTAVVSILNITSTSDPVGSFKEVNEKMRAENVAKLREIAKVTESKMLWEGNFLQMKNSQVMAKYGDKRDYIYNGRKISGSVHLGYDLAANANSPVEAANTGIVRFAGDLGIYGNTVAIDHGMALMSIYSHLSEIMVKEGDEVKKGAVIARSGATGFAGGDHLHFGMLIHGYETSPIFWWDTHWLKVNIFDYLEKGSSRT from the coding sequence ATGAGCGGTTATGTAAATAGAAAAAGCGGCGGTATCTTCAAGAAGTTATCAATAACGGTTGCGCTGTTATTGATATTTTTTACTGTCGGTTATGCTGCGTATAAATTATTCTTTATACCGGCTCCGGTGATCGAAGGAGCTGATGCTTTTAAGTTTATCTCTTCCAGCAAGACGGTTGTGCTTAACGCGAAGAACCTGAAGTCTATTGTGATATCGATCAGCCAGAACGGAAAGACGGTTGAGCTTTTAAAGGATGTGCCTGCGGCGAGGGAGAAGAAGTATTCAATTCAGGTAAAGACAAAGGAGCTGCAGCTTGGTGACGGGCCTGCAAAGATATCCATTGTCGCATCATCAGGCGGTTTCAGGGATGTTACGCAGGTCATAGACGCGGTGATCGATACCACTCCGCCGACTCTTGATGTGTTAATGTCTCCATATATGGCCGATGTCGGAGGCGGAGGTTTTATCGCTGTCAGGGCGAACGATGCTGACGCTGTCTTTGTTAAATTAAAGGATTACCGTTTTGCAGGCTTTAGGGCGGATAGCAAAACAGGCTCTGACGGGTCTGAGGAGTACTATATCTTTTTCCCCGTGCCGATTGATGTGGCTGCAGGCAGCACTATTCACGCGGTCGCGGAAGACATGGCCGGCAATCAGAGGGTCAGGGCGGTTGATACGAAGATAACCCCGAAGAATTACAGTTCATCTTCGATAAATATCTCAGACACATTCATAAATACGGCAGTTGTCTCGATCCTGAACATCACGAGCACTTCCGATCCGGTCGGCTCCTTCAAAGAGGTTAATGAGAAGATGAGGGCTGAAAATGTTGCGAAGCTGCGTGAGATAGCCAAGGTTACGGAATCGAAGATGCTCTGGGAAGGGAACTTCCTCCAGATGAAGAACAGCCAGGTCATGGCAAAGTACGGGGATAAGAGAGATTATATATATAACGGCAGAAAGATAAGCGGGAGCGTCCATCTCGGGTATGACCTTGCCGCAAACGCGAATTCTCCTGTTGAGGCTGCCAACACCGGTATCGTCAGGTTCGCGGGGGATCTGGGAATATACGGGAATACCGTAGCGATAGATCACGGAATGGCGCTCATGAGCATTTACTCTCATCTTTCGGAGATCATGGTAAAGGAAGGCGACGAGGTCAAGAAGGGCGCTGTCATAGCCAGGTCAGGGGCTACCGGTTTTGCAGGCGGAGACCACCTGCATTTCGGCATGCTTATACACGGCTATGAAACATCGCCTATCTTCTGGTGGGACACCCATTGGCTTAAGGTGAATATATTTGATTATCTGGAGAAAGGCAGTTCCCGGACATAA
- a CDS encoding DUF362 domain-containing protein encodes MAKTDVYLAKTEDPYIGACEALDALGFSVTGKSVYIKPNLTGGRPCYEGMTVNTGLVRAVIERIHDAPRITIGESCSDTVTAFNELGYLELVEEFPNVRLEDIREAEIVWKKIPKPYHTKEMPFNATVFKHDYVVNIAKMKTHSLAGVTLCMKNIFGFVPLRKQKLMYHPFIRKAIMDMNQIVKSDFCLVDGVWGNEFDEVQSTPKYTGVVLAGENILAVDITAAAVMGIDLYDNETYKMALELWGRPQINVLGSPVEHLEVKYRQGCLFSTRLRYIKETTASLLYRAVYKH; translated from the coding sequence ATGGCCAAAACAGATGTATACCTTGCTAAAACAGAAGACCCTTATATCGGAGCATGCGAAGCCCTTGATGCCCTCGGCTTCAGCGTCACAGGAAAGAGCGTCTACATAAAACCCAACCTTACCGGCGGAAGGCCATGCTACGAAGGCATGACGGTTAACACCGGCCTTGTCAGGGCTGTGATAGAGCGGATACACGACGCTCCGCGAATAACCATAGGCGAGTCATGCAGCGATACGGTAACTGCCTTCAACGAGCTCGGCTATCTTGAGCTTGTTGAAGAGTTCCCGAATGTGCGGCTTGAAGATATCCGCGAGGCTGAGATAGTCTGGAAGAAGATACCAAAGCCCTATCACACAAAAGAGATGCCGTTCAACGCCACTGTATTTAAGCATGACTATGTAGTTAACATCGCGAAGATGAAGACACACTCGCTGGCAGGCGTGACATTATGCATGAAGAACATCTTCGGCTTTGTCCCGCTGCGCAAGCAGAAGCTCATGTACCATCCATTCATAAGAAAGGCGATCATGGATATGAACCAGATAGTGAAGAGCGACTTCTGCCTTGTTGACGGCGTATGGGGAAACGAGTTTGACGAGGTGCAGAGCACGCCGAAATATACAGGCGTTGTGCTTGCAGGAGAGAATATCCTTGCAGTTGACATCACCGCTGCCGCCGTAATGGGCATCGACCTTTATGACAACGAAACATACAAGATGGCACTGGAACTTTGGGGCAGGCCTCAGATAAATGTGTTAGGCTCGCCTGTTGAACATCTTGAGGTGAAGTACAGGCAGGGATGCCTCTTCTCAACAAGGCTCAGATACATTAAAGAGACGACCGCAAGCCTGCTGTACAGAGCGGTTTATAAACACTGA
- the truA gene encoding tRNA pseudouridine(38-40) synthase TruA has protein sequence MRNIKLVLEYDGSRYKGWQRQKTINNTIQGRIEHVLQLMTEEKIELHGSGRTDTGVHALGQVANFHTQSQKGLPEIEEYLHKYLPEDISLLNIEEMPERFHSRLNAKGKEYLYRIWNHPFKKNIFNRGYYFQIKKPLDVEEMKRAADLFIGTKDFRSFTALKSKNKSTVRTISKIEILKKENEITLNFSGDGFLHKMIRVITGTIIQVGLGELSVPEVKEMFEKEKRSEAGFTAPPHALFLVKVIY, from the coding sequence ATGCGTAACATTAAACTTGTTTTGGAATACGACGGCAGCCGTTATAAAGGATGGCAGCGGCAGAAGACTATTAATAACACGATCCAGGGAAGGATCGAGCATGTGCTGCAGCTGATGACTGAAGAGAAGATCGAGCTTCACGGATCAGGCCGGACTGACACAGGAGTTCATGCGCTGGGGCAGGTTGCAAATTTCCATACTCAAAGCCAAAAGGGGCTTCCGGAAATAGAGGAGTATCTTCATAAATATCTGCCGGAGGATATCAGTCTCCTGAATATCGAGGAGATGCCTGAACGCTTCCATTCAAGGCTGAATGCGAAAGGGAAAGAGTACTTATACCGGATCTGGAACCATCCTTTTAAAAAGAATATCTTCAACAGAGGCTATTATTTTCAGATAAAAAAGCCTCTGGATGTTGAAGAGATGAAACGGGCTGCAGATCTGTTTATCGGGACCAAAGACTTTCGAAGTTTTACCGCCTTGAAGTCCAAGAACAAATCGACCGTGAGAACTATCTCAAAGATCGAGATCCTTAAAAAAGAGAACGAGATCACTCTCAATTTTTCCGGGGATGGTTTTCTTCATAAAATGATCAGAGTTATCACCGGAACGATCATTCAGGTTGGTTTAGGGGAGCTTTCTGTCCCGGAAGTTAAAGAGATGTTTGAAAAGGAAAAGCGCTCAGAGGCCGGATTTACTGCTCCTCCTCATGCCTTGTTTCTGGTCAAGGTTATTTATTGA
- the hypF gene encoding carbamoyltransferase HypF, giving the protein MRLKINITGVVQGVGFRPFIYRLAKEMGLNGYVLNDSGGVTIEAEGEEPLLTEFLLRIEKEKPALSQIFSLRHSFLHDKGFKDFVIKESEKNGEIRVSVLPDIAACDECLKDISDIANRRFAYPFTNCTNCGPRFTIIEDLPYDRKNTSMKDFSMCVDCKSEYSDPSDRRFHAQPDACPVCGPEVALLDHKGKALSRRDEAIDQCIELIREGSIIAVKGLGGYHLVCDAMNEASVRTLRERKQREERPVAVMFHDIESVKAEAQVSVLEERALCSVERPIVILRKKENTRLPDSISPGNDTIGAFLPYTPLHHIILQRLKRPIVATSANISDEPITKDEDDAFKRLSGIADYFLIHDREIIRRCDDSVVRIVSERQVPIRRSRGFSPLPVILPFKLKRPVLALGPYMNNTIAVGIDDKVYLSQHIGDLETPLAMEFYEETVNDFLRLFNIKPEIVVSDMHPRYLSTMFGEKHYKDKLVKVQHHFAHILSCMAENDIQTDEEVIGFAFDGTGYGTDKTVWGSEGMIASYAGFKRSYHLHPYRMPGGEKAVKEPFRTALSLLYETFGDASEFGHLSLTEQEKGFYLEMIKKGVNSPLTTSMGRLFDGIASIIGLKHHVSYHAQAAVMLEQAASRSDGNGIYPFNINDGIIDFRPMIKEIVKEKQSGVSAEDMAKKFHNTIIEMIISLSESLRNSTGITKVALSGGVFQNALLLSGAFNKLNERGFTPLIHQLVPSNDGGISLGQVVAGDFQ; this is encoded by the coding sequence ATGAGACTGAAGATTAATATAACAGGTGTCGTGCAGGGTGTCGGCTTCAGGCCGTTCATCTACAGGCTTGCCAAAGAGATGGGGCTGAATGGGTATGTTCTGAATGATTCAGGCGGAGTTACTATCGAGGCTGAAGGTGAGGAGCCTCTGCTTACAGAATTTCTCCTGCGCATTGAGAAAGAGAAACCCGCTCTCTCTCAGATATTCAGCCTAAGGCACTCTTTTCTGCATGATAAGGGATTTAAAGATTTTGTAATTAAAGAGAGTGAGAAGAACGGTGAGATTCGAGTCTCTGTGCTCCCCGACATTGCCGCATGCGATGAATGCCTGAAAGATATTTCTGATATAGCCAACAGAAGGTTCGCTTATCCTTTTACCAACTGCACAAACTGCGGCCCGCGTTTTACCATCATAGAAGACCTGCCTTATGACAGAAAGAATACATCCATGAAGGATTTCAGTATGTGTGTTGATTGCAAGAGTGAATACAGTGATCCTTCAGACAGAAGGTTTCATGCCCAGCCTGACGCGTGTCCTGTCTGCGGGCCTGAGGTTGCCTTGCTTGATCATAAAGGAAAAGCTCTGAGCAGAAGAGATGAGGCTATTGATCAATGCATTGAACTTATAAGAGAAGGCAGTATCATCGCCGTAAAGGGATTAGGCGGATATCACCTTGTATGTGATGCGATGAATGAAGCGTCTGTCAGAACCTTGAGAGAGAGAAAACAGAGGGAAGAGAGGCCGGTTGCGGTCATGTTTCATGACATTGAATCAGTAAAGGCAGAGGCGCAGGTAAGCGTACTTGAAGAACGCGCCTTGTGCTCTGTCGAACGGCCTATCGTCATTCTCAGAAAGAAGGAGAATACGAGGCTTCCTGATTCAATCTCTCCCGGCAATGACACCATCGGCGCATTCCTTCCGTATACGCCGCTTCACCACATAATATTGCAGCGGCTTAAGAGGCCTATTGTTGCAACGAGCGCCAATATCTCAGATGAGCCGATCACAAAGGATGAAGATGACGCATTTAAGCGGCTTTCGGGAATAGCTGATTATTTTCTGATTCATGACAGGGAGATAATCAGGAGGTGCGATGATTCTGTGGTAAGGATAGTTTCTGAAAGGCAGGTTCCTATCAGGCGATCAAGAGGCTTTTCTCCTTTGCCTGTAATATTGCCCTTTAAACTGAAGAGGCCGGTGCTTGCTCTTGGCCCTTATATGAATAATACAATTGCTGTCGGGATTGATGATAAGGTATATCTCTCGCAGCATATAGGCGATCTTGAAACTCCTCTTGCGATGGAGTTCTATGAAGAGACGGTCAATGACTTTCTGAGGCTCTTCAATATCAAGCCTGAGATAGTCGTATCTGACATGCACCCTCGATACTTAAGTACAATGTTTGGAGAGAAGCATTATAAGGATAAACTTGTAAAGGTTCAGCACCATTTTGCGCACATACTTTCCTGCATGGCTGAAAATGATATTCAAACGGATGAAGAGGTAATAGGCTTTGCATTTGACGGGACAGGCTATGGAACTGACAAGACTGTATGGGGCAGCGAGGGGATGATTGCTTCATATGCAGGCTTCAAAAGGTCATATCATCTTCATCCTTACCGCATGCCAGGAGGAGAGAAGGCTGTTAAGGAGCCTTTCAGAACAGCTCTGTCTTTATTGTATGAGACATTTGGAGATGCATCAGAGTTTGGTCATCTCTCTTTGACTGAACAGGAGAAGGGATTTTATCTGGAGATGATAAAGAAAGGCGTTAACTCGCCTTTGACAACGAGTATGGGAAGGCTCTTTGACGGGATTGCTTCCATTATCGGATTAAAGCATCATGTGTCGTATCACGCCCAGGCTGCTGTAATGCTTGAGCAGGCTGCTTCCCGCTCAGATGGGAATGGCATTTATCCATTCAACATAAATGATGGCATCATTGACTTTCGGCCTATGATCAAAGAGATTGTAAAAGAGAAACAGTCAGGGGTTTCGGCAGAGGATATGGCAAAGAAGTTTCACAACACCATTATTGAGATGATAATATCTCTTTCAGAGTCATTAAGGAATAGCACCGGCATAACAAAGGTCGCGCTTTCAGGCGGGGTATTTCAGAACGCATTACTTCTTTCCGGGGCATTTAATAAATTGAATGAGAGGGGTTTTACACCTTTGATCCATCAGCTTGTTCCATCAAATGACGGGGGAATATCACTGGGGCAGGTTGTAGCCGGGGACTTTCAATAA
- the hypD gene encoding hydrogenase formation protein HypD produces MSITQDIIKHIHSLVPHGRKVKIMNVCGSHEHTIAFSGMRSLMPRNLELIPGPGCPVCVCPESDIINAINLSKRDDVILVTYGDMLRVPSKIGSIRSIGKNYRMITSPFEAITIAKNHADKKIVFFSIGFETTTAPTAAILEMGIPDNLYILSSHRLTPAIMEILVKDADIGIDGFIAPGHVSAIVGSNAWNVFSEKYNIPTVVAGFEAENLLLGIADILRQIKDGVAETTNVYSSVVKPEGNTQAQRIMHKYFEASSVNWRGIGYIPDSGLELKSAYSAKDARKVFELKEVKEEKIPGCICGEVILGKAYPSSCKLFKKVCTPQSPTGPCMVSQEGSCNIWYKTS; encoded by the coding sequence GTGAGCATAACTCAAGACATCATAAAACACATCCACTCACTTGTCCCTCATGGCCGCAAGGTCAAGATAATGAATGTCTGCGGCTCGCATGAGCATACCATAGCTTTTTCAGGCATGAGAAGCTTAATGCCACGGAATCTTGAACTCATTCCAGGCCCGGGATGTCCGGTCTGTGTCTGTCCTGAGAGCGATATCATCAATGCAATAAACCTTTCAAAAAGAGATGATGTAATTCTCGTAACCTACGGCGATATGCTGAGAGTGCCGTCGAAGATCGGGTCGATAAGAAGCATTGGGAAGAATTACAGGATGATCACTTCGCCTTTTGAAGCGATTACGATCGCGAAGAACCATGCTGACAAAAAGATCGTCTTCTTCTCAATCGGATTTGAGACGACGACCGCGCCAACCGCTGCGATACTTGAGATGGGTATCCCGGACAACCTTTATATCTTAAGCTCTCACAGGCTGACCCCTGCGATAATGGAGATACTTGTGAAAGATGCGGATATAGGCATAGACGGTTTCATCGCGCCGGGGCATGTCTCTGCCATAGTCGGCTCAAACGCGTGGAATGTATTTTCAGAGAAATACAACATCCCGACAGTTGTCGCGGGTTTTGAGGCAGAGAACCTTCTGCTCGGCATTGCTGATATTTTGAGGCAGATCAAAGACGGCGTTGCTGAGACGACTAATGTCTATAGCAGCGTTGTCAAACCGGAAGGCAATACGCAGGCGCAGAGGATAATGCATAAATATTTTGAGGCCTCAAGCGTGAACTGGAGGGGGATAGGTTATATTCCTGATTCAGGGCTTGAGCTGAAGAGCGCGTATTCAGCAAAAGACGCAAGAAAGGTTTTTGAACTTAAAGAGGTGAAGGAAGAGAAGATACCCGGATGCATCTGCGGTGAAGTCATACTCGGCAAGGCTTATCCATCATCGTGCAAGCTTTTCAAAAAGGTATGCACTCCGCAAAGTCCTACAGGCCCATGCATGGTCTCGCAGGAAGGCTCATGCAATATCTGGTACAAGACGAGTTAA
- a CDS encoding putative toxin-antitoxin system toxin component, PIN family, producing the protein MRVVLDTNVVISAFASRGLCAEIFEVCLSEHTVILSEYILSEIQEKLVEKIKLPKNIVKNIDAYLRDTAEIVVPANIEKPVCRDRDDDNIIATALSGKAKFIITGDDDLLSLKKYKDIAIITPRDFWFKLREENR; encoded by the coding sequence ATGAGGGTGGTACTGGATACGAATGTCGTTATCTCGGCTTTTGCCTCAAGAGGGTTGTGCGCTGAGATTTTTGAGGTCTGCCTTTCTGAGCATACAGTAATACTAAGTGAGTATATCCTTTCAGAGATTCAGGAAAAGCTTGTTGAAAAGATTAAACTCCCGAAGAATATTGTGAAAAATATAGATGCCTATTTAAGAGATACAGCAGAGATAGTTGTTCCGGCAAATATTGAAAAACCTGTCTGCAGAGATAGAGACGATGACAATATTATAGCCACAGCCTTAAGTGGAAAAGCAAAATTCATTATAACAGGAGATGATGACCTGTTGAGCCTTAAAAAATATAAAGATATTGCGATAATCACTCCGAGAGATTTCTGGTTCAAACTCAGGGAAGAAAATCGTTAA
- a CDS encoding ribbon-helix-helix protein, CopG family translates to MMQETITIRLPEKLQKELDVVTKKEKVSRSEVIREALVRYIAIKRFQQLRKQVLPFAEAEGLLTDEDIFKAIS, encoded by the coding sequence ATAATGCAAGAAACTATCACAATAAGACTGCCTGAGAAACTGCAAAAAGAATTGGATGTCGTCACAAAGAAAGAGAAGGTTTCCAGAAGCGAGGTAATAAGAGAGGCTCTTGTCCGGTATATAGCTATCAAGCGTTTTCAGCAGTTAAGAAAACAGGTACTGCCTTTTGCTGAAGCCGAAGGGCTTTTGACGGATGAGGATATATTCAAGGCTATTTCATGA
- the hypE gene encoding hydrogenase expression/formation protein HypE encodes MKKIEIGHGSGGRLTRDLIEKLFLKYLDSSELKPLEDAAYISFENPRIAITTDSYVVRPLFFPGGDIGKLAVCGAVNDLAVSGAIPKYLSLSFIIEEGFLMAQLEDVLNSIKKTAEAAGVKIVTGDTKVVEKGKCDGLYINTTAVGEIARSLILDNISDGDAVIVTGTLGDHGTAVAIARDEFDIDASVESDCAPLNGLLMSLFDIDGLKWMRDPTRGGAATVLVEVADRSGFGVEIYEENIPVRDDVKFISDMLGYDPLYLANEGKAVVVTSHEAADEVLNKLRKHPLGKDAALIGRITAKYNGVRLKTKIGGERVLDMLEDDMLPRIC; translated from the coding sequence ATGAAGAAGATCGAGATCGGACACGGCAGCGGCGGCAGGCTCACAAGAGACCTGATAGAGAAGCTATTTCTGAAATATCTCGATTCAAGCGAACTGAAGCCCCTTGAGGATGCGGCTTACATAAGTTTTGAGAACCCGCGCATAGCTATCACAACTGACTCCTATGTCGTGCGCCCCTTATTTTTCCCCGGCGGCGATATCGGCAAGCTCGCTGTATGCGGAGCTGTGAATGACCTTGCCGTAAGCGGCGCAATTCCAAAGTATCTCTCGCTAAGCTTTATCATTGAAGAAGGCTTTCTCATGGCACAACTTGAAGATGTGCTTAATAGCATAAAAAAGACAGCTGAAGCCGCAGGGGTGAAGATAGTGACCGGCGATACAAAGGTGGTTGAAAAGGGTAAATGCGATGGCTTGTACATCAACACTACTGCTGTAGGCGAGATAGCCAGATCTCTTATTCTTGATAATATCTCAGACGGCGATGCGGTCATCGTCACAGGCACACTTGGAGACCACGGCACTGCCGTTGCCATTGCGCGCGATGAGTTTGATATAGACGCATCTGTTGAGAGCGACTGCGCTCCGCTTAACGGTTTGCTCATGTCTCTCTTTGATATTGACGGATTAAAGTGGATGCGCGACCCGACGCGCGGCGGCGCTGCCACAGTGCTTGTTGAGGTTGCGGATAGATCAGGCTTTGGCGTTGAAATTTATGAAGAGAATATTCCCGTCAGGGATGATGTTAAGTTCATCTCAGATATGCTTGGGTATGACCCGCTCTATCTCGCCAACGAAGGCAAGGCAGTTGTGGTAACTTCACATGAGGCAGCAGATGAGGTTCTGAATAAACTGAGAAAACATCCATTAGGAAAGGATGCGGCTCTTATCGGCAGGATCACAGCAAAGTACAACGGCGTGAGGCTTAAGACAAAAATAGGCGGAGAGCGCGTGCTTGATATGCTTGAGGACGATATGCTTCCGAGGATATGCTGA
- the hypB gene encoding hydrogenase nickel incorporation protein HypB — translation MCDSCGCEHPPHSLPTGQAGPLVKGGGKDVKTVEINQSLLKANEDAAAHNREHFDSSGIFALNLISSPGSGKTTLLEKTAEALKDEFSLGVLEGDIETDLDAERIRKKGVPAVQLTTGGACHLDSALIHKGMHELEHQLHGKKMDILFIENVGNLVCPSFFNLGEHIRVVLVSVPEGPDKPIKYPKAFKTSHVFIITKSDLLPHFDFDIERVKKDALSLNPELKIIVISATTGEGMGEWFTFLRNKLK, via the coding sequence ATGTGCGATTCATGCGGATGCGAACACCCCCCTCATTCCCTGCCTACCGGACAGGCAGGCCCCCTTGTCAAGGGGGGAGGCAAAGATGTAAAGACCGTTGAGATTAATCAGAGCCTTCTTAAGGCAAATGAAGATGCAGCAGCGCATAACAGGGAACATTTTGACAGCAGTGGTATCTTTGCCTTAAACCTTATAAGCTCACCCGGCTCAGGCAAGACAACACTGCTTGAGAAGACTGCCGAGGCGCTGAAGGATGAGTTCAGCCTCGGAGTTCTTGAGGGCGACATAGAGACCGACCTTGATGCCGAGAGGATAAGGAAGAAGGGCGTGCCTGCCGTGCAGCTTACAACCGGAGGTGCCTGTCATCTTGATTCAGCGCTTATACATAAAGGCATGCATGAGCTTGAGCATCAGCTTCACGGGAAGAAGATGGATATACTCTTCATTGAGAATGTGGGCAACCTTGTATGCCCTTCATTTTTTAATCTTGGCGAGCATATCAGGGTTGTGCTTGTCTCAGTTCCTGAAGGGCCTGACAAACCGATAAAATATCCAAAGGCATTTAAGACATCGCATGTCTTTATCATTACAAAGTCAGACCTTCTCCCGCATTTTGATTTTGATATTGAGAGGGTAAAGAAGGATGCGTTATCACTCAATCCTGAATTAAAGATAATTGTCATATCAGCGACAACAGGTGAAGGCATGGGAGAGTGGTTTACGTTTCTTAGAAACAAGTTGAAATGA
- the hypA gene encoding hydrogenase maturation nickel metallochaperone HypA, which produces MHEVSIALSMMDELARIAKENNAKHIIAVNLRIGRASGIVIDSLKFAFDAIKMENPLISAAEIQVEEVPLKYECKSCNEIFELDSIHFPSCPSCKSYKLKLLSGEEMDIVNVELEV; this is translated from the coding sequence GTGCATGAGGTCTCAATAGCCTTGAGTATGATGGATGAACTTGCGAGGATAGCCAAAGAGAACAACGCAAAACATATCATCGCCGTCAATTTGAGAATAGGCAGGGCAAGCGGCATTGTCATTGATTCACTGAAGTTCGCCTTTGATGCGATAAAGATGGAGAACCCTCTCATCTCAGCAGCAGAGATACAGGTAGAAGAAGTCCCTTTAAAGTATGAATGCAAAAGTTGCAATGAAATATTTGAACTCGACAGTATACATTTCCCGTCCTGCCCTTCTTGTAAGTCATACAAATTGAAGCTTCTCTCAGGTGAGGAGATGGATATAGTTAATGTTGAGTTGGAAGTTTAA
- a CDS encoding HypC/HybG/HupF family hydrogenase formation chaperone — MCVGVPMQVVEINYPSGIAEARGVKRNIGLQLLPEGDVNIGDHVIVHVGFAIEKVDKQKADEIWQGFDEILRLMDEEDAGA; from the coding sequence ATGTGCGTAGGTGTACCGATGCAGGTTGTTGAAATCAATTACCCTTCAGGAATAGCTGAGGCAAGGGGTGTGAAGCGCAATATCGGGCTTCAGCTTCTGCCCGAGGGCGATGTGAATATCGGCGACCATGTTATCGTCCATGTGGGATTTGCCATTGAGAAGGTGGATAAGCAAAAGGCTGATGAGATATGGCAGGGCTTTGATGAGATACTCAGGCTGATGGACGAGGAGGATGCAGGTGCATGA
- a CDS encoding HyaD/HybD family hydrogenase maturation endopeptidase, protein MKTTILGIGNTLISDDGVGVHIVNKLDDEYTFPDNVTLIDGGTKGLDLLPFIEGSDRLLIIDAANFKKEPGAIDTVIGDRIPAFLSQKLSVHQIGLPDMLFAAKLMGISPPEMCLIGIQPKSMETSTEMSEEIKARFNDLYAKVLDKLREWGINPIRK, encoded by the coding sequence TTGAAAACAACCATATTAGGCATAGGCAACACTCTCATAAGCGATGACGGGGTTGGGGTTCATATCGTTAATAAACTTGACGATGAATATACTTTCCCTGACAATGTCACACTGATAGACGGCGGCACAAAGGGGCTTGACCTTCTGCCTTTTATCGAGGGCAGTGACAGGCTTCTGATAATTGACGCTGCAAACTTTAAGAAGGAACCCGGCGCTATTGATACCGTCATTGGCGACAGGATCCCTGCTTTTCTGAGCCAGAAACTTTCCGTGCACCAGATAGGCCTGCCTGATATGCTATTTGCCGCAAAGCTCATGGGCATAAGCCCGCCTGAGATGTGCCTTATCGGGATACAGCCGAAGTCCATGGAGACGAGCACTGAGATGTCGGAAGAGATAAAGGCAAGGTTTAATGATCTCTATGCAAAGGTTCTGGATAAGCTGCGGGAATGGGGTATTAATCCAATCAGGAAATAA
- a CDS encoding type II toxin-antitoxin system HicB family antitoxin, which translates to MHRFLVIIEKANGNYSAYSPDLPGCVATGATREETEMNMHEAIQMHIQGLVEDNLSIPESTSFAEYVAVP; encoded by the coding sequence ATGCATCGTTTTTTAGTGATCATAGAAAAAGCCAATGGCAACTATTCAGCATATTCACCTGACTTGCCGGGCTGTGTTGCGACAGGAGCTACAAGGGAGGAGACAGAAATGAATATGCATGAGGCGATTCAAATGCATATTCAGGGACTGGTTGAAGATAATCTCTCCATCCCCGAATCGACTTCTTTTGCAGAATATGTAGCAGTGCCTTAA
- a CDS encoding type II toxin-antitoxin system HicA family toxin, with protein sequence MKVRDIIKLIESDGWFLIATKGSHRQYKHSIKTGRVTIAGHSNDDLAPGTLNSILKQANLKEAK encoded by the coding sequence ATGAAGGTGCGTGATATTATAAAACTTATTGAGTCAGATGGCTGGTTCCTTATTGCCACAAAAGGGAGTCACAGGCAATACAAGCACTCTATAAAGACGGGCAGGGTAACAATCGCGGGGCATTCCAATGATGATTTAGCGCCCGGCACTCTAAACAGTATTTTAAAACAGGCGAATTTAAAGGAGGCAAAGTAA